One window of the Dehalococcoidia bacterium genome contains the following:
- a CDS encoding VWA domain-containing protein, translating to MREKIRAKKVSSVIMFVVDASGSMAAIKGMTLTKSTVLSLLEESYQKRDRVGMIAVSGNKSRVILSPTSSVQLAVRHLKEIPTEGLTPLSDGLYKGFRILKTEISKRKNIIPILIVVSDGRANVPMEINIRKEITATSREIKKHNIHVVVIDTTDNSFPQEGVSYNKDIAEKSGGSYFTLDELDSDKIINLIRTATVSRESIDINLKAVQHN from the coding sequence TTGCGGGAAAAGATAAGGGCCAAGAAGGTCTCCTCCGTTATCATGTTCGTAGTTGACGCATCGGGCTCGATGGCTGCTATAAAGGGCATGACCCTGACCAAGTCTACAGTCTTGTCGCTTCTTGAGGAATCCTATCAGAAAAGGGACAGGGTAGGGATGATCGCGGTCTCAGGAAACAAGTCTAGGGTTATTTTGTCCCCGACCTCCAGCGTTCAGCTTGCCGTCAGGCATCTTAAAGAGATACCGACCGAGGGATTGACGCCTCTATCCGACGGCCTTTACAAAGGGTTCCGCATCTTAAAAACGGAGATATCCAAGAGGAAAAATATCATACCGATATTAATAGTGGTATCCGACGGCCGGGCCAATGTGCCGATGGAGATCAATATACGCAAGGAAATAACAGCGACCTCCCGGGAGATAAAAAAACACAACATCCATGTCGTCGTCATCGATACCACGGATAACAGTTTTCCACAGGAAGGGGTCAGCTACAATAAGGACATCGCCGAGAAAAGCGGCGGCTCATACTTCACACTGGATGAACTGGACTCGGATAAGATTATTAACCTTATAAGGACTGCAACTGTATCGCGTGAGAGCATCGACATTAATCTGAAGGCCGTCCAGCATAACTGA
- the fabF gene encoding beta-ketoacyl-ACP synthase II, whose translation MPDRKEIVVSGIGIFTSIGCNKEDFWKALIAGRSGVRRIQSFNPTGHISQIASEVTSFKPEDYIDRKQARRMARSSQFASAAAIQAVKDAGLDIAGENPARIGCVIGSAAWDYASVEEQHLRFLEKGPGFVNPLSVPKSIANMPTCNASIVLGIHGPNIGISAACATGALAIGTAMSVLREGRADVMLAGGAESTLTPLVVDSYACMSVLSQRNDEPERASRPFDADRDGFVIAEGAGILVLETMEHAKNRGAEPLAVLKGFGMTADAYNIALPEPEGKWAAAAIEEALKDASLNKEDIGYVNAHGTSTKANDKIETLAIHRVFGDRRVPVSSNKSMIGHALSAAGGIEAAATVLTVKHGILPPTINYETKDPECDLDVIPNVAREDSIKAAISNSFGFGGQNGVLVFTKI comes from the coding sequence ATGCCGGATAGAAAAGAAATAGTAGTCAGCGGAATCGGGATATTCACCTCGATAGGCTGCAATAAGGAGGACTTCTGGAAAGCCCTGATAGCGGGCAGGTCCGGCGTACGCCGCATCCAATCATTCAACCCGACGGGGCACATAAGCCAGATAGCCTCCGAGGTTACCTCGTTCAAGCCGGAGGATTACATAGACCGCAAGCAGGCCCGCAGGATGGCCAGGTCGTCGCAGTTCGCATCGGCGGCAGCTATACAGGCGGTGAAAGACGCGGGACTCGACATCGCCGGCGAAAACCCGGCGAGGATCGGATGCGTTATCGGTTCGGCCGCCTGGGACTACGCCAGCGTAGAGGAACAGCACCTAAGGTTCCTGGAGAAAGGGCCGGGCTTCGTTAATCCCCTGTCCGTGCCCAAATCCATCGCCAATATGCCTACATGCAATGCGTCCATAGTGCTGGGCATCCACGGTCCGAATATCGGGATATCAGCCGCCTGCGCCACCGGAGCCCTGGCTATCGGCACGGCGATGAGCGTCCTGCGCGAGGGCCGGGCTGACGTGATGCTTGCCGGCGGGGCTGAATCCACCCTTACGCCTCTCGTCGTGGACAGCTACGCCTGCATGAGCGTCCTCTCCCAGCGCAACGATGAGCCGGAGCGCGCCAGCCGCCCCTTCGATGCCGACCGCGACGGATTCGTAATCGCAGAGGGAGCCGGCATACTCGTTCTTGAAACGATGGAGCACGCCAAGAACCGCGGCGCCGAGCCTTTAGCCGTGCTCAAGGGATTCGGCATGACCGCCGACGCCTATAACATCGCGCTACCGGAGCCGGAGGGCAAATGGGCCGCTGCCGCGATAGAGGAAGCCCTTAAAGATGCAAGCCTTAACAAGGAAGACATCGGATATGTCAACGCGCACGGCACGTCGACCAAGGCCAACGATAAGATCGAAACTCTAGCGATACACCGCGTCTTCGGCGACAGGCGGGTGCCCGTCAGCTCGAACAAGTCGATGATAGGCCACGCGCTGAGCGCCGCCGGCGGCATAGAGGCCGCCGCCACTGTCCTCACTGTGAAGCACGGCATTCTCCCCCCGACGATCAACTACGAGACCAAAGACCCGGAATGCGACCTCGATGTCATTCCCAACGTCGCCCGCGAAGATAGCATCAAAGCCGCCATATCCAACTCATTCGGCTTCGGCGGGCAGAACGGTGTGCTGGTCTTTACGAAGATTTAG
- a CDS encoding TIGR01777 family oxidoreductase has translation MKILISGASGLIGSALVPHLELQGHTIVRLVRDRSKQGIFWDPPNGIIELSVDAGIDAVINLAGENIADGRWTKQKKDKILSSRIDSTLLLARTAAAMNPRPKAFLSASGTGYYGNSRDVIVNEDSPEGTGFLADVSWDWEVSALPAHEAGIRVVYLRISPVLSSEGGMLRRLLPLFRFGLGAALGSGRQYMSWIAISDLITAIDHILREESLSGPVNMCSPNPVTNREFTKALNRVLKRPMLFRIPAFVLKAVFGEMADEELLYSTRAVPQKLTDSGFEFKYPMIEEALRHVLQRK, from the coding sequence ATGAAGATTCTTATCTCCGGAGCTTCGGGACTCATAGGCTCGGCGCTGGTGCCTCATCTTGAGTTACAGGGGCATACAATCGTCAGGCTCGTACGCGACAGGTCAAAACAGGGCATATTCTGGGACCCGCCTAACGGCATCATAGAACTATCTGTCGATGCCGGCATCGACGCTGTGATAAATCTGGCCGGCGAGAACATAGCCGATGGCAGATGGACGAAGCAGAAGAAGGATAAGATACTCTCCAGCCGCATCGACAGCACTTTGCTGTTGGCCAGAACAGCCGCCGCGATGAACCCGCGTCCGAAGGCTTTCCTTTCAGCGTCCGGCACCGGATACTACGGCAATTCCAGGGATGTGATTGTTAACGAGGATAGCCCGGAAGGCACGGGCTTCCTGGCGGATGTTTCATGGGACTGGGAGGTCTCCGCCCTGCCCGCGCATGAGGCGGGGATACGCGTGGTATATCTGCGCATCAGCCCCGTGCTCAGCTCCGAGGGGGGCATGCTGCGCCGCCTGCTGCCGCTGTTCAGGTTCGGGCTGGGCGCGGCGCTGGGGTCGGGGCGGCAGTACATGAGCTGGATAGCCATCAGCGATCTCATTACCGCCATCGATCATATACTGCGCGAAGAATCGTTGTCCGGGCCGGTTAACATGTGCTCTCCCAATCCCGTCACCAACCGCGAGTTCACGAAGGCGCTGAACAGAGTGCTGAAACGGCCGATGCTGTTCCGCATTCCGGCCTTCGTGCTGAAAGCCGTATTCGGCGAGATGGCCGATGAAGAGTTGCTCTACAGCACGCGCGCGGTTCCGCAGAAGCTGACGGATTCAGGATTCGAGTTCAAGTATCCGATGATTGAAGAGGCGCTGCGTCATGTATTACAGCGGAAATGA
- a CDS encoding SRPBCC family protein, producing MRVHKINTSVRVPLSIEEVFPFFYDVLNLQRITPPELDFGILTPLPIKIELGTIVDYRMKLFGIPFKWRSVISTWEPPRRFVDEQVSGPYRVWKHIHNFYPDGDGTIVEDDVSYRLPLWPLGEIAYPLVKAQLRRIFSYRQRRIIELLTVAHADKSSGQGGSI from the coding sequence ATGAGAGTACATAAAATAAATACCAGCGTGCGTGTTCCTCTCAGTATCGAAGAGGTGTTTCCCTTTTTCTACGACGTGCTGAACCTGCAGAGGATAACCCCTCCCGAGCTCGATTTCGGCATACTGACGCCCCTGCCCATAAAGATAGAGCTGGGTACTATAGTCGACTACCGCATGAAGCTGTTCGGCATACCGTTCAAATGGCGCTCGGTGATATCGACATGGGAGCCGCCGCGCAGGTTCGTTGATGAGCAGGTCTCCGGGCCTTACCGCGTCTGGAAGCACATACATAACTTCTATCCCGATGGCGACGGCACCATCGTCGAGGATGACGTATCGTATCGCCTGCCGCTGTGGCCGCTGGGAGAGATAGCCTATCCCTTAGTGAAGGCTCAGCTCAGGCGCATCTTCAGCTACCGCCAGCGCAGGATTATCGAACTGCTGACAGTTGCTCATGCCGACAAATCTTCCGGGCAGGGAGGGTCGATATGA
- a CDS encoding DUF2071 domain-containing protein, which yields MSRLAKLISVKMDLRDVLYVSYLVPSTRIRPLVPSALPLASIDDRVFVSLVAMQCRRVHLSALRWPGFNYDQLNLRTYVIDPQTGKPAVYFFKSGVSSIFIPMATRILGIPWQRISFALRIESSGINDIDKYRASGYWSGDIDIEMQTSPDINRDAATVEHITGPMAGFIGKGNRLKRIDIEHKALEIRALSLSRIKFRLPVEAGLLLESELGSPDSVLMVPVSKFTIHI from the coding sequence ATGTCCAGGCTAGCTAAGCTGATATCGGTAAAGATGGATTTGCGCGACGTGCTGTACGTTTCTTACCTTGTGCCGTCAACGCGTATACGTCCGCTGGTGCCGTCGGCGCTCCCGCTGGCATCGATCGATGACAGGGTCTTCGTATCGCTGGTGGCGATGCAGTGCAGACGCGTACATCTATCGGCATTGAGATGGCCCGGCTTCAACTACGACCAGCTCAACCTGCGCACCTATGTTATCGACCCTCAGACGGGCAAACCGGCGGTGTACTTCTTTAAAAGCGGCGTTTCCTCGATATTTATCCCGATGGCGACACGCATCCTCGGCATCCCGTGGCAGCGCATCTCTTTCGCACTGCGCATAGAGAGTTCCGGTATCAACGATATAGATAAATACCGTGCATCCGGGTATTGGTCCGGTGACATCGATATCGAGATGCAAACGTCGCCTGATATCAACCGGGATGCGGCGACCGTGGAACATATAACCGGGCCTATGGCGGGTTTCATAGGTAAGGGGAACAGGTTAAAGAGGATAGATATCGAGCATAAGGCGCTGGAAATACGCGCGTTATCACTCTCGCGAATCAAATTCCGGCTGCCGGTGGAAGCCGGCCTCCTTTTGGAATCCGAACTTGGATCGCCGGACAGCGTATTGATGGTCCCTGTATCTAAATTCACCATTCATATTTAG
- a CDS encoding LemA family protein, which yields MGVTIGIIVGVIVLFILWIAFMYNSLVRGRNHCTESWSNVDTELKRRYDLIPNLVETVKGYAKHEREVLERVTQARAAAAASHGSPQSQARDENALVSGLRQLLAVAENYPDLKASKNFLELQHELTNTEDRIQRARRFYNGNVRDYNNRVEQVPSNIIANMFHFKKEEFFEIDNAVERIAPEVKI from the coding sequence ATGGGCGTAACTATCGGTATTATCGTCGGCGTAATCGTACTGTTTATACTCTGGATAGCTTTCATGTATAACAGCCTCGTGCGCGGCCGCAACCACTGCACGGAGTCGTGGTCGAATGTCGATACTGAGTTAAAGCGGCGCTATGACCTGATACCGAACCTGGTGGAAACGGTTAAGGGCTATGCCAAGCATGAAAGGGAAGTGCTGGAGAGGGTAACGCAGGCGCGCGCCGCCGCTGCCGCCAGCCACGGATCACCGCAGTCGCAGGCCAGGGACGAAAACGCGCTGGTAAGCGGTTTGCGCCAACTGCTGGCCGTAGCCGAGAACTATCCCGACCTGAAAGCCAGCAAGAACTTCCTTGAACTGCAGCATGAGCTGACGAATACGGAAGACCGCATCCAGCGGGCGCGCCGCTTCTACAACGGCAACGTGCGCGATTATAACAACCGCGTCGAGCAGGTTCCATCCAATATCATTGCCAATATGTTCCACTTCAAGAAAGAAGAGTTCTTCGAGATCGATAACGCGGTGGAACGCATCGCGCCGGAAGTGAAGATATAA
- a CDS encoding DUF3795 domain-containing protein, translating into MAKAGKELVSYCGLYCGDCHGYKQKVADMSRDLRKELRDSKYKKFADSMAENNFGKAFKGYDTCYEVLGAMVKFRCHKVCRNGGGPPFCKIRKCNEKKGTQGCWECGDFETCDKLDFLKAVHDDGHIKNLRVLKNKGVDAFIAGKRNW; encoded by the coding sequence ATGGCTAAAGCGGGTAAAGAGTTGGTATCGTATTGCGGGCTGTACTGCGGAGACTGCCACGGCTACAAGCAAAAGGTAGCTGACATGTCCCGCGATTTGAGGAAGGAACTGCGCGATTCGAAATATAAAAAGTTCGCCGATTCAATGGCTGAAAACAACTTCGGTAAGGCATTCAAAGGCTACGACACGTGCTACGAAGTCCTCGGCGCTATGGTCAAGTTCAGGTGCCACAAGGTGTGCAGGAACGGCGGGGGGCCGCCTTTCTGCAAGATAAGGAAATGCAACGAGAAGAAGGGCACACAGGGATGCTGGGAGTGCGGCGACTTCGAGACATGCGACAAGCTCGATTTTCTGAAAGCCGTGCATGACGACGGGCATATCAAGAATCTGAGGGTACTCAAGAACAAAGGTGTTGATGCATTCATCGCAGGGAAAAGGAACTGGTAA
- the ald gene encoding alanine dehydrogenase gives MIIGVPCEIKPDEYRVAMLPAGVQLLTGDGHTVLVETGAGLGSGFDDKEYAHAGAKLVKSSAEVFSRSDMIVKVKEPQPGEIKKLRRGQIVFCYFHFAASRELTEACLKSKIIAVAYETLRDDKGRLPLLTPMSEVAGKMAVQEGAKYLEKSMNGRGILLGGVCGVEPANVLILGGGMVGTAAARTAAGLGANVIIMDTDIDRLRYLDETMPHNVTTICFDPQAVERYAVWADLVIGAILIPGAKAPRLIKRQLLKKMKNGTVIVDVSIDQGGCFETSRATTHHDPTYIIDGVVHYCVGNMPGAVSRTSSHALCNSTLPYCREIAGLGIVRFAHLSPGRAAAINMRNGKIVNAAVAAVFPDLPHLKIL, from the coding sequence ATGATCATTGGTGTTCCATGTGAGATAAAGCCTGACGAGTACAGGGTGGCAATGCTGCCCGCAGGAGTCCAACTACTCACCGGAGACGGACATACGGTGCTTGTCGAAACAGGCGCGGGGCTGGGCAGCGGCTTCGATGACAAAGAGTACGCGCATGCCGGAGCGAAACTGGTAAAATCGTCCGCCGAGGTATTTTCGCGCTCCGATATGATAGTTAAGGTCAAGGAGCCGCAGCCCGGCGAGATAAAGAAGCTGCGCCGGGGACAAATCGTCTTCTGTTATTTCCACTTCGCCGCCTCGCGCGAGCTCACCGAGGCGTGTCTCAAATCGAAAATCATCGCGGTCGCCTACGAGACCCTGCGCGACGATAAAGGACGTTTGCCGTTGCTTACGCCGATGAGCGAGGTGGCCGGCAAGATGGCGGTTCAAGAAGGCGCCAAGTATCTGGAGAAGTCAATGAACGGGCGCGGCATACTGCTCGGCGGCGTTTGCGGTGTGGAGCCGGCCAATGTTCTCATCCTGGGGGGAGGGATGGTCGGCACGGCCGCAGCGCGCACCGCCGCGGGGCTGGGGGCCAACGTTATCATCATGGATACGGATATCGACCGTCTCAGGTACCTGGATGAGACCATGCCGCATAACGTCACTACCATCTGCTTCGACCCCCAAGCTGTAGAGCGCTATGCCGTCTGGGCCGATCTGGTAATCGGAGCGATTCTGATCCCCGGCGCGAAAGCGCCCAGGCTCATCAAGCGGCAGCTGTTGAAGAAGATGAAGAATGGAACCGTTATAGTGGATGTGAGCATAGACCAGGGAGGCTGCTTTGAAACGAGCCGCGCTACGACGCACCACGATCCGACCTACATCATAGACGGCGTGGTACACTACTGCGTAGGCAATATGCCCGGAGCTGTGAGCAGGACCAGCAGCCACGCGCTGTGCAATTCCACGCTGCCGTATTGCCGCGAGATCGCCGGTTTGGGCATTGTTCGATTCGCCCACCTGAGTCCGGGACGCGCCGCCGCGATAAATATGCGGAACGGTAAAATCGTAAATGCTGCTGTGGCCGCGGTTTTCCCCGACCTGCCTCATCTGAAAATATTATAA
- the aspS gene encoding aspartate--tRNA ligase: MLFSERIFCGQLTGNDIGRKVLLAGWVDAYRDHGGLLFIHLRDRSGIMQIVFSPEVAPADVCREAALLRSEYCIAIRGEVKRRLSGTENTNIETGNIEVMVDELTVLSESDSLPFAISDKAMVAGSTSAGADNVAEDLRLQYRYLDIRRPSMRNNLIARHRIFQCVREFLDSRGFVEIETPVLTASTPEGARDYLVPSRVHQQSFYALPQSPQLFKQLLMIGGMERYFQLARCFRDEDLRPNRQPEFTQLDIEASFIDEEFLYELVEELTVKMFDVGGIALPRPFPRITYKEAMDTTGSDKPDLRFGLRFVDVTDVFSQTNYAIFRQVLQRGGCIKGINIKGQSDKLSKNVLQNEYAKEIVPSLGAKGMTWMRAAGGKLESNIVQYFSGEEMEELRGRFDVVDGDVLIMIADPSYAVVTSALGQLRLHLANRLGLIPADSFSPVWVTEFPLFEPTDEGGVTSIHHPFTAPDRVDFDPKNVEELLTLHSRAYDLVMNGEELGGGSIRINNRNVQRKIFDALGLTEEETKERFGFFLRAFDFGAPPHGGLALGMDRTVSMILQTPSIREVIAFPKNRSAACPLTGAPSVVKREQLAELGLLNLGGQDVLPGTAEKENLIDRISWVSRIGIASGERALMEETLAQAEELALLAAQNAGKEEPAYNVVPIANRTRPGTEAKRSELSQTGQLFKNAPSVKGSYFKVASILE; the protein is encoded by the coding sequence ATGCTTTTTTCCGAACGCATCTTTTGCGGGCAGTTGACCGGGAACGATATCGGACGCAAGGTTCTTCTTGCCGGCTGGGTGGATGCATATAGGGATCACGGCGGATTACTGTTCATACACCTGCGCGACCGCAGCGGGATTATGCAGATTGTTTTCAGCCCGGAAGTCGCGCCGGCCGATGTGTGCCGGGAGGCGGCCTTACTGCGTTCCGAATACTGCATCGCGATCAGGGGCGAGGTAAAAAGGCGGCTTTCTGGTACAGAAAACACAAACATCGAAACGGGAAATATCGAAGTCATGGTCGATGAGCTGACCGTGCTTTCCGAATCGGACTCGCTGCCTTTCGCCATCTCCGACAAAGCTATGGTTGCCGGCTCGACATCCGCAGGCGCAGACAACGTGGCTGAAGACCTGCGGCTTCAGTATCGATATTTGGACATCCGCCGTCCTTCGATGCGGAACAATCTGATCGCGCGGCATCGCATCTTTCAATGCGTACGGGAATTTCTGGATTCGCGGGGATTCGTGGAGATCGAAACGCCCGTATTGACGGCCAGCACACCCGAGGGCGCGCGCGATTACCTGGTGCCCAGCCGCGTCCATCAGCAGAGCTTTTACGCCCTGCCCCAGTCGCCGCAGCTCTTCAAACAGCTGCTCATGATCGGCGGCATGGAACGCTACTTTCAACTGGCGCGCTGCTTCCGCGACGAAGACCTGCGCCCCAACCGTCAGCCGGAATTCACCCAGCTCGATATCGAAGCGTCTTTCATCGACGAGGAGTTTCTCTACGAACTGGTTGAGGAACTCACGGTTAAGATGTTTGACGTTGGCGGAATCGCGCTCCCCCGGCCTTTCCCCCGCATAACTTATAAAGAAGCGATGGACACCACAGGTTCCGATAAGCCGGATCTGCGTTTCGGCCTGCGCTTTGTAGATGTGACCGATGTATTTTCTCAAACCAATTACGCGATATTCCGACAGGTTCTGCAGCGCGGCGGCTGCATCAAGGGCATAAATATCAAAGGACAGTCGGACAAGCTCAGCAAGAATGTGCTGCAGAATGAATACGCCAAAGAGATCGTGCCGTCGTTGGGCGCCAAGGGCATGACCTGGATGCGCGCCGCAGGCGGGAAACTGGAATCCAATATCGTCCAGTATTTCAGCGGCGAAGAGATGGAAGAACTGCGCGGAAGATTCGATGTAGTCGACGGGGATGTACTTATAATGATCGCCGATCCATCGTATGCCGTTGTAACGTCGGCGCTGGGCCAGCTGCGCCTGCACCTGGCGAATCGACTCGGCCTGATCCCGGCCGATAGCTTTTCTCCGGTCTGGGTCACCGAGTTTCCTCTGTTCGAGCCTACCGACGAGGGAGGCGTAACCTCGATCCATCATCCGTTCACCGCGCCGGACCGCGTCGATTTCGATCCGAAGAATGTTGAGGAACTGCTGACGCTGCATTCACGGGCATACGATCTGGTGATGAACGGGGAGGAACTGGGCGGCGGAAGCATCCGCATCAACAACCGCAACGTGCAGCGAAAGATATTTGACGCGCTGGGGCTGACCGAGGAAGAAACAAAGGAGAGGTTCGGCTTTTTCCTGCGGGCTTTCGATTTCGGCGCACCGCCGCACGGCGGCCTGGCGCTGGGCATGGACCGGACGGTGTCGATGATTCTGCAAACGCCGTCTATCCGCGAGGTTATCGCCTTCCCGAAAAACCGCAGCGCCGCCTGCCCCTTGACCGGGGCGCCCTCCGTTGTGAAGCGCGAGCAACTGGCCGAACTGGGTCTGTTGAATCTGGGCGGACAGGATGTCCTGCCCGGGACAGCCGAAAAAGAAAACTTGATCGACCGTATTTCCTGGGTATCGCGCATCGGCATTGCATCCGGGGAGCGCGCCTTGATGGAGGAGACCCTGGCGCAGGCTGAAGAGCTGGCCTTGCTCGCCGCTCAAAACGCGGGTAAAGAAGAGCCGGCCTATAACGTTGTGCCCATCGCCAACCGCACGCGTCCGGGGACTGAAGCAAAACGCTCGGAGCTATCCCAAACAGGACAATTATTCAAGAACGCGCCGTCGGTTAAGGGCAGCTATTTTAAAGTCGCCAGCATCCTGGAATAA
- a CDS encoding amidase family protein, with protein sequence MDSVFFYRNPEAADTKGGCLQGLKIAIQPNISAAGWPADAGSKALSDFTALEDATIVRRLRQAGAAVCGSTRMSEFGFGMQGSKAGAALQGQAADAELVLDLMGESRLAASRAAVCGFKPSYGLVSRFGLIGLIPSMECCGLLSGSLENIREILKTIAGRDEFDYSLPDEQAPDFSPQSIDPRKTTIGFIVEAQSALPAGQQELFRASIGELEKAGFPLRELSMPDFPLFSLVHKIVGSVEASSCAGRYDSVRYGQRAPGARNWNDMYLLSRGAAFGPLLKSYLFQGAFFQFERYSAYEDACRIRARLLADMQRLTSESDFLVLPMVDIAGSGDSALLADTYAQFATTAFANVTGQPALYLPTPEGAAHSGFQLAGPRLSDAHLLALGEHLMNIRRGGN encoded by the coding sequence ATGGATTCAGTTTTTTTCTATCGCAATCCGGAAGCCGCCGACACAAAGGGCGGATGTTTGCAGGGATTGAAGATTGCGATCCAACCTAATATCTCAGCGGCGGGCTGGCCCGCGGATGCCGGTTCAAAAGCGCTGTCCGATTTCACGGCATTGGAAGACGCGACAATCGTGCGGCGGCTGCGTCAAGCCGGAGCCGCTGTTTGCGGCTCAACGCGCATGAGTGAATTCGGCTTCGGCATGCAGGGCAGCAAAGCAGGCGCAGCACTTCAAGGTCAGGCGGCCGATGCCGAACTGGTTCTGGACCTGATGGGAGAGAGCCGTCTGGCTGCATCGCGTGCCGCCGTCTGCGGTTTCAAACCCAGCTACGGATTGGTATCGCGCTTCGGCCTTATCGGTCTGATTCCGTCGATGGAATGCTGCGGGCTGCTTTCAGGAAGCCTGGAAAACATTCGAGAGATACTGAAGACCATCGCCGGCCGGGACGAATTCGATTATTCACTACCCGATGAACAGGCTCCGGATTTTTCCCCGCAGAGTATCGATCCGCGGAAGACGACCATCGGTTTCATTGTGGAGGCGCAAAGCGCCTTACCTGCCGGGCAGCAAGAGCTGTTTCGCGCATCGATCGGTGAATTAGAAAAAGCGGGCTTTCCTCTGCGAGAGTTGTCCATGCCGGACTTCCCTCTATTTTCTCTCGTCCATAAGATCGTAGGCTCCGTGGAGGCTTCATCCTGCGCCGGACGTTATGATTCGGTGCGTTACGGCCAACGCGCGCCGGGGGCCAGGAACTGGAACGACATGTACCTGCTCTCGCGCGGCGCTGCATTCGGCCCGCTATTAAAAAGCTATCTGTTTCAGGGCGCTTTTTTCCAGTTCGAGCGCTATAGCGCGTATGAAGATGCCTGCCGCATCCGGGCGCGTCTGCTTGCGGACATGCAGCGACTGACTTCGGAATCGGACTTTCTGGTTCTCCCGATGGTCGACATCGCCGGATCCGGCGATAGCGCTTTGCTGGCCGATACGTATGCTCAGTTCGCCACAACGGCTTTTGCCAATGTGACCGGCCAGCCCGCACTGTATCTGCCGACGCCGGAAGGGGCTGCACACTCGGGATTTCAACTGGCGGGGCCCAGGCTCAGCGACGCGCATCTGCTCGCGCTGGGCGAACATCTCATGAACATACGCCGGGGAGGCAATTAG